The genomic segment TCGAGTTCGAGCCGATCGTGATCCTGTTCGCGGTTCGCGAGGGCTACCCCGAGCACCGCGAGGACTCCGCGCTCGGACAGATGCGGCTGAGCGCGCTGAGCCCGGTCGCCTCCGCCGAGCTGCTCGATGAGGCGAGCCCCGATCTGTCGCCGATCGCGCGGCGGCACGTGCTCGACATGGCGGGCGGCAACCCGCTGGCGTTGCTCGAGCTGCCGCGGGCCGCCGACTTCGGGGCGAGCTCCGCTGCCTCCGGAGTCGGCCCCTTGCCGATCACCGCGCGGCTCGAGCGGGCGTTCGCCGACCAGCTCGAGGCGCTGCCGAGGGCGACGCAGTCGCTGCTGCTCGTCGCGGCGGCCGACGATGGGTCGAACCTCGAGCGAATTCTCCGCGCCGGCTCGTGGGTGGCCGGCGAGCCGCTGACGGTCGACGATCTCGCGCCGGCCGAAGCCGCGGGTCTGATTCGGGTCGGAGGTGAGGGCATCGACCTGCGCCATCCGCTCGTCGGTGCCGCGATCTATCGCGGCGCGAGCATGGGCGACCGCATGGCGGCGCACACCGCGCTCGCCGAGGTGGGCGGCGCCGACCCGGACCGCAGCGCCTGGCACAGGGCCGCGGCCTGTCTCGGGCCCGATGAGTCCGTTGCCTCGGCGCTCGAGGCCGCTGCCGAGAGGGCCCTGGCCCGCGGCGCCCCAGCGGTCTCCGCGGCGGCGATCGAACGTGCCGCCCAGCTGTCGGATGTCTCGGAGGTGCGGGGCAGGCGGTTGCTGCGAGCGGGGGAGATGGAGTTCGAGCTCGGGCGCCCCGACCATGCGCTGCGGCTGCTCCAGCGCGCGCAGTCGCTCGAGCTGAGCCGGTCCGAGCAGGCGCAGCTCGCGCTGTTGATCGAGACGGGCGATGAGGAGAGTTGGTCCGGCCCGGCGCGCGTCGCATCGTCGGCGACGCTGGCGAGCGAGATGGTCGATCCGGCGGACCCCGAACGCTCGCTCGGGGCCCTGCTGGGAGCGGCCCAGGCCTGCTGGTGGGGCAACCCGACACCGCAGACTCGCGCCCTGGTCCTCGCCACGGCGGACCGGATCGGTGTCCCGGACGATCTGCCCGCGATGGTCGCGATTCGCGCCTGCGCGGACCCGGTCGGGCAGGGCCGCGAGACGATCGAGAGGATCGCTCGGGCCAGGCTCGATCCGGGCCCGGATCCGGTCGGTCCGCACCTGCTGGGAACCGCCGCCACGGCGGTCTGGTCGTTCGAGCAGAGCTTGGGTCTGCTCGGGGTCGCCGTCGAGGGTCTGCGAGCGCAGGGACGCCTCGGCCGCCTGGCCCAGGCCCTCGTCTCGCAGGCCTGGGCAGCGGTGCTCTGCGCGAACTCGACCCTGGCCGGGTCGGCCGCGGACGAGGCCTCACGCCTCGCGCGTGAGACCGGCCAGGTCCGCTGGGCCGTCGCCGCCGACCTCGTCAGGGCCACCCTCGCGGGCGAGAGGGGCGATGACGCGACGTTGAACGCCCTGACCACGAGGGGCGAGTCGGAGCTGCTGTCGATCGGCGCGCAGCCGCTCCTCGCGATGGTCAGGTTCGCCCGCGGGCGCGCCGCGGTCGCGCACCAGAACTACGAGGAGGGGTTCGCCGAGCTCAGGCGGGCGCTCGAGCCCGGCGACATCTCCTACCACCGGTTCACCGGGGCCTGGGGACTGGCCGACCTTGTCGAGGCCGCGAGCCACGTCGCCGACGAGGCGGTCACGCTCTCCTATCTGTCCGAGCTCGAGCGACTCGCGGAGGAGACGGGCAGCCCGTACCTGCGCGCGTCGCTGGATTACGTGCGCCCGCTCGTCGCCGCCGACGGCGACGCCGACCGCGCGTTCGGGCTGGCGCTGCGGGGCGAGGTCTCGCGCTGGCCGTGCTTCCACGGCCGGCTCCAGCTCGCCTACGGTCGCTGGTTGCGCCGCCACCGGCGGGTCGCCGAGTCGCGGGCTCCGTTGCGTGCGGCTCGCGACGGCTTCGACGCGCTCGGCTTCGGCGGCCTGGCCGAGCGCGCGCGCGAGGAGCTACGTGCCTCCGGCGAGACCAGCCGCAGCCGGGGCCCCGACGTCCGCGACCGGCTGACACCCCAGGAGCTCCAGATCGCGCAACTCGCCGCCGAGGGACTGTCGAATCGGGAGATCGGACAGCGGCTCTACCTGTCGCACCGAACGGTCGGCTCGCACCTCTACCGGCTCTTCCCCAAGCTCGGGGTCAGCTCCCGCAACCACCTGGGCGACGCGCTCGCGAGGTTGCCGGCGGCCGTCGACTGACTCGGCGCGGACGACCGGCGGCTCGGGGCCGACGCCGATCAGCCGACGCGGACCGAGGCGTGCTCGATCGCCCAGCTGAGCGCGTAGTCGGCGACCTCCTCCCAGCCCTCCTTCGCGGGCAGCAGGTGCGGCCCCTCGAACTCCTCGATCTCAGTCACCGTGTCGGACTTGTAGTGCTTGAGGTTCGACTGCTGGATCGCGGGCGGCATCAGGTGGTCCTCGCTGCCGGAGATGAACAGCAGCGGCGCGCGCTCATCGTTTCGGTAGTCGACCGCCGTGTCCTGGGGGCCGGGCCTGAAGTTCGCGGTCACGCTGTCGAACAGGATCCGACCGGATGCGGGCACGTGGTAGCGCTCGTAGAGCTCACGCGAGCGCTCCTCGCCGAAGCCGTTGGTGAACGCGTACTGCCACTGCTCGAACGTGTAGCCGAACGCTCGGTGGTGGTTCGCCGGGTTTCGCAGGACCGGCCACGTGGCCTTCGCCTGCGCGAACGGGACCACGCGGACACCCTCGGTCGGCGCCGAGTTGATGGCGACGCCGGCGGCGCCGCGACCGTGGTCGAGCAGGATCTGTGTGAAGGCGCCGCCAGCGGAGTGGCCGATGATGATCGGCGGCGAGTCGAGCTCGTCGATGACCGCCTCGAAGCGCTCGATGACCGCCGGCACGCGCAGCTCCTCGACCGGCGTCGGGTCGGCGTTGAGCGCCTCGACCTCGACCTCGAATCCGGGGTAGGCCGGAGCGAGCACCCGGTAGCCCTTGGCCTCGTAGTGGCGGATCCAGTCCTCCCAGCTTCGCGGCGTCACCCAGAAGCCGTGGACGAGGACGATGGTGTCGGGCGTGGTGGGGCTCATCGGGATGCGTCCTTTTCGTCGGGCCCGGAGCCAGGGCTCCATGGCGGTGCTCCGCCGTCTCGACGTCGACCCTCGGGCCGCGCTCGCTCCTTCGCTTCCGTAGCCCGACTGCATCGACCGAGAGCCGACCGCCGGACGAATTGGGTCACCCGACGCAAGCACCGGTCGGGACGCGGCCCCATGATGGGCCCGATGAAGGCTCTGATCAGACACCCTCGGATCGACGAGATCCTCGGCGCGCGCTCCGAGTTCGCGCGCGGAGATCTCGAAGCCTGGGCGGGGTACGTCAACCACGCGCATCGGGTCTTCAACTTCGCGCGCGCCGTCGCGGAGCTCGACGCGGACGGCGAGGAGAAGCTCGCGATCGCAGCAGCCTTCCACGACCTCTACGCGTTCGACGGGCTGGACTACCTGGAGCCGTCGATCCGAGCGGCGGCTGCGTATCTGATCGAGACCGACCGCGCGGGCTGGGAGCGAGAGGTCGCGCTGACCATCGCCTTCCATCACCGGATCCGCCCCTACACCGGCGCCCACGCGCGTCTCGTCGAGCCGTTCCGGCGCGCGGACTGGAACGACTTCACGCTCGGCCTGGTGCGATGGGGGATACCGCGCGAGATCCGGCGCGCCGCCGACCGCGAGTTCCCGGTTTCGGAGTTCATACCGAAGGCCGTGACCCGCTTCGCGGTCCACTGGATCCCGCGCCATCCGCTGCGGCCGATCCCCGTCCTCCGCGGTCGCGCGGCACTGCGCCGCGCGGATGGAGAGAATGCGGGCGACCACCGAGCCCGGGCTGGAGCGACCGAGTGAACGACTTCGTCTCACGTGCTTTCGGAGGCCGCCGCCGAGTGCCGGAGGGCCTTCGCGACCGGCTGCCGCCGGGTCAGTATCTCGAGCAGGGGTTCCCGGTCCTGACCGCGGGGCCGACCCCGCGGATCGACACCGGCGACTGGTCGTTCGGGGTCGACGGGATGGTCGCCGAGGCGCGCTCATGGACCTGGGGGGAGTTCGCCGATCTGCCCTGGGAGCGGATCCCCTGCGACATCCACTGCGTGACGAAGTGGTCGAAGCTCGGCACCGAGTTCGAGGGGGTATCGCTCGACGTCCTGTTCGAGTCGGCTGAGCCGCTCGACGCCTACGCGATGATCCACTCCTACGGCGGCTACACGACGAACCTCTCCGTCGAGGATCTGACGGACGGCAAGGCCTGGGTCGTGACCCACCACGAGGGTGAGCCGCTGCCGCGCGAGCACGGTGGCCCGGCCCGCCTTCTGGTACCGCACCTCTACTTCTGGAAGAGCGCGAAATGGGTCGCGGGGATCCGGATCCTCGACCACGACGAGCCCGGCTTCTGGGAGGCCAACGGCTACCACAACCGCGGCGATCCCTGGAGGGAGGAGCGGTATTGGAACGACTGACCGCCGTCACCCAGCGGGCGCCCGGGAAGTGGCAGATCGCCACCGTGACCGACATCCGTCGCGAGACGCCGACGGTGAAGTCGTTCCGGCTCGAGCTCCCGATCTGGATTCCGCACTGCCCCGGCCAGCACTACGACGTCCGCCTCACCGCGCCGGACGGCTACCGCGCCCAGCGCTCGTACTCGATCGCCTCCTCGCCGCTCGACAGCGGCGAGATCGAACTGACGATCGACTGCCTGCTGGACGGCGAGGTATCGCCGTATTTCCACGACGTGGTCGAGGTCGGCGACCAGGTCGAGGTCAGAGGCCCGTTCGCCTCCTACTTCGTCTGGCGCGGCCAGGACCCGGTCCTGCTGATCGGAGGCGGCTCGGGCGTCGTGCCGTTGATGTCGATCCTGCGCCACAAGCGACGGGCTGCGCCCGAGGTCGACGCGCGCCTGCTCTTCTCGGTGCGAAGCCCCGAGGATCTGATCTACGCCTCGGAGCTCGGGGAGGAGACGACCGTCACGTACACGCGCTCGGCTCCGGACGGCTGGACCGGGCACAGTGGCCGGATCGACGCGCCGCTGATCGAGTCGATGCTCTCCCCGATGTCCACGGCGTTCATCTGTGGTTCGAACGGCTTCGTCGAGGCCGCCTCTGAGCTCCTGCTCGCCGCCGGGGTGCCGGGCGAGCGAGTCCTGACGGAGCGCTACGGGCCGACGGGCTGAGAGAGGACGACGGCCGGTCGCTCCGGTCCGAGGTGCCGGTTGGAGCGCCTCGCGACTAGAGCCCGGCGCCCTGCGTCGCGATCCCGAACGCGCGGCTGAGCAGCCCCGCCAGCTCGTCGATGTCCTCGCGTCCCATCACTAGCGGTGGCGAGAGCTGGACGAGTGGGTTGCCCTCCGCGTCGATCGCCACACGGCACAGCAGGCCGACCTCCGCGAGCGCCGGGTTGAGGTACTCACCGGTGAACGTCGCGGCTGAAACCGGCGTATCCTCCCAGCGCTTGCCCGCGTGGTCGGTTACGAGCTCGAAGCTGCGGTGGAAGCCGTCGCCGCGCAGGTCGCCGACGATCCGCTGGTGCTCGGCGCGCACCGCCTCGAGTCGCTCCGCGAAGTAGGGAGCGAGCTCGGCGACGTTCTCCACGACGCGCTCGCGCTTCATGATCTCGAGGTTCTTGAGCGCTGCCGCGCAGGCGACCGGATGCCCGCCGTAGGTCAGCGCGTGGTTGAACATGCCGGCGGGACCGTCGAGCACGGTCTCGATGATCTCGTCGGTGGCGATCACGCCGCCGAGCGGCACGTAGGCGGAGGCGATCCCTTTCGCGAAGGTGATCACGTCGGGTTGGAAGCCGTAGTGGATCGATCCGAACCACTCGCCGAGGCGGCCATAGCCGGTGATCACCTCGTCGGCGATCATCAGGATCCCGTGGCGGTCGCAGAGCTCGCGAACGCCGGCAAAGTACTCGGGCGTAGGCGGAGTGAGGCTGCCACCGGCGTTCTGGAGCGGCTCCATGATGATCGCCGCGATCGTGTCGGGGCCCTCCTGGACGATCAGCGACTCGAGCTCGGAGAGTAGGAAGGCGGTGGTCCCTTGCGCGGTCTCGCCCTCGGGACGGCGGTAGCGCTTCGTGTTGTTGACGTGGCGGACACCACTCATCAACGGCTCGAACATCCCGCGCACCATCGACATCCCGTTGAGCGACATCGCTCCGAAGCTCGTGCCGTGGTAGGCGACCCGGCGGGCGATGAACTTGTAGCGGGCGTGATCGCCGCGGGTGATGTGGTACTGGCGGGCGAGCTTGATCGCCGCCTCGTTGGCCTCGCTGCCGCCCGAGGCGAAGAAGACGCGGTTGAGATCTCCGGGGGCGAGGTTCGCGATCTCGCGGGCGAGCAGCGCGGCCGGCGGGTGGGCGACGCTCCAGGTGGTCTGGAAGGGCAGGACCTCGAGCTGTCCGCGGACCGCCTCGCCGACCTCGGCGCCGTGCGTGTAGCCGAGCTGGACGCAGAACAGCCCGGCGAGGC from the Thermoleophilia bacterium SCSIO 60948 genome contains:
- a CDS encoding alpha/beta hydrolase — translated: MSPTTPDTIVLVHGFWVTPRSWEDWIRHYEAKGYRVLAPAYPGFEVEVEALNADPTPVEELRVPAVIERFEAVIDELDSPPIIIGHSAGGAFTQILLDHGRGAAGVAINSAPTEGVRVVPFAQAKATWPVLRNPANHHRAFGYTFEQWQYAFTNGFGEERSRELYERYHVPASGRILFDSVTANFRPGPQDTAVDYRNDERAPLLFISGSEDHLMPPAIQQSNLKHYKSDTVTEIEEFEGPHLLPAKEGWEEVADYALSWAIEHASVRVG
- a CDS encoding sulfite oxidase-like oxidoreductase: MGDTARDPARRRPRVPGFGVHTEGRDPLRGPLDPAPSAAADPRPPRSRGTAPRGWRECGRPPSPGWSDRVNDFVSRAFGGRRRVPEGLRDRLPPGQYLEQGFPVLTAGPTPRIDTGDWSFGVDGMVAEARSWTWGEFADLPWERIPCDIHCVTKWSKLGTEFEGVSLDVLFESAEPLDAYAMIHSYGGYTTNLSVEDLTDGKAWVVTHHEGEPLPREHGGPARLLVPHLYFWKSAKWVAGIRILDHDEPGFWEANGYHNRGDPWREERYWND
- a CDS encoding oxidoreductase, with protein sequence MGRGDPDPRPRRARLLGGQRLPQPRRSLEGGAVLERLTAVTQRAPGKWQIATVTDIRRETPTVKSFRLELPIWIPHCPGQHYDVRLTAPDGYRAQRSYSIASSPLDSGEIELTIDCLLDGEVSPYFHDVVEVGDQVEVRGPFASYFVWRGQDPVLLIGGGSGVVPLMSILRHKRRAAPEVDARLLFSVRSPEDLIYASELGEETTVTYTRSAPDGWTGHSGRIDAPLIESMLSPMSTAFICGSNGFVEAASELLLAAGVPGERVLTERYGPTG
- a CDS encoding aspartate aminotransferase family protein, which translates into the protein MTVHQEAPAPEDGRTSGSGELAEIAKRHLVMNFTPASKYRDDELPVFVRGEHCSVYDENGHRFFDGLAGLFCVQLGYTHGAEVGEAVRGQLEVLPFQTTWSVAHPPAALLAREIANLAPGDLNRVFFASGGSEANEAAIKLARQYHITRGDHARYKFIARRVAYHGTSFGAMSLNGMSMVRGMFEPLMSGVRHVNNTKRYRRPEGETAQGTTAFLLSELESLIVQEGPDTIAAIIMEPLQNAGGSLTPPTPEYFAGVRELCDRHGILMIADEVITGYGRLGEWFGSIHYGFQPDVITFAKGIASAYVPLGGVIATDEIIETVLDGPAGMFNHALTYGGHPVACAAALKNLEIMKRERVVENVAELAPYFAERLEAVRAEHQRIVGDLRGDGFHRSFELVTDHAGKRWEDTPVSAATFTGEYLNPALAEVGLLCRVAIDAEGNPLVQLSPPLVMGREDIDELAGLLSRAFGIATQGAGL
- a CDS encoding AAA family ATPase produces the protein MEPGAAVASGLLGRAVEEADLENLLAGLGAGVGGARLIRGDAGIGKTALLETAARRASAAGANVLTTAGVPSESRLGFAGLHRLLAPRLGAIGELPEPQAAALSTAFGLGSEVAPDRFLIALATLELLADAAAEQPLVLIVEDTHWLDEDSWQVLTFVARRVEFEPIVILFAVREGYPEHREDSALGQMRLSALSPVASAELLDEASPDLSPIARRHVLDMAGGNPLALLELPRAADFGASSAASGVGPLPITARLERAFADQLEALPRATQSLLLVAAADDGSNLERILRAGSWVAGEPLTVDDLAPAEAAGLIRVGGEGIDLRHPLVGAAIYRGASMGDRMAAHTALAEVGGADPDRSAWHRAAACLGPDESVASALEAAAERALARGAPAVSAAAIERAAQLSDVSEVRGRRLLRAGEMEFELGRPDHALRLLQRAQSLELSRSEQAQLALLIETGDEESWSGPARVASSATLASEMVDPADPERSLGALLGAAQACWWGNPTPQTRALVLATADRIGVPDDLPAMVAIRACADPVGQGRETIERIARARLDPGPDPVGPHLLGTAATAVWSFEQSLGLLGVAVEGLRAQGRLGRLAQALVSQAWAAVLCANSTLAGSAADEASRLARETGQVRWAVAADLVRATLAGERGDDATLNALTTRGESELLSIGAQPLLAMVRFARGRAAVAHQNYEEGFAELRRALEPGDISYHRFTGAWGLADLVEAASHVADEAVTLSYLSELERLAEETGSPYLRASLDYVRPLVAADGDADRAFGLALRGEVSRWPCFHGRLQLAYGRWLRRHRRVAESRAPLRAARDGFDALGFGGLAERAREELRASGETSRSRGPDVRDRLTPQELQIAQLAAEGLSNREIGQRLYLSHRTVGSHLYRLFPKLGVSSRNHLGDALARLPAAVD